A region from the Candidatus Binatia bacterium genome encodes:
- a CDS encoding MFS transporter: MGRRPGGWVNPDNGPPLHERPGLRAALVVFGGLICQMGLGYNYVFGAVAPDIITDFGWTKAEFSGARAPQLWVMALASPLVGFFVVRFGARAVLVTSTVLLGGSFLLLSGMGALWQLYAILCVQALSVTGLGDITVGQLVSRWFGRHRGLALGIVYTGSNLGGALLVRSAGLAASPGAWRDIFQAMGGVALLVMLPVAFFAVREPRGLEGAVAGPAEADAGDRDLSLPQALRTRSFWVLAVALATFFFYFVAILDHLVLHLTELGWSAGDARTHLSNAILIGIVSKIGFGWIADRLAARTATLLDYGLLAVSSFFLLFPANGATTWIFVVLFGFSAAARDVVYPLVIVHCFGVRAMAQIYGVLMLALPAGALGAWFAASVSDASGGYAAAFLTFAILNVLAFAALLFVRDEREIYST, from the coding sequence GTGGGCCGCCGTCCGGGCGGCTGGGTGAATCCCGACAACGGCCCCCCGCTGCACGAGCGCCCCGGCCTGCGAGCGGCACTCGTCGTCTTCGGCGGCCTCATCTGTCAGATGGGGCTGGGCTACAACTACGTCTTCGGCGCTGTCGCGCCGGACATCATCACCGATTTCGGTTGGACGAAGGCCGAGTTCTCCGGCGCGCGCGCTCCCCAGCTCTGGGTCATGGCGCTGGCGAGTCCCTTGGTCGGCTTCTTCGTGGTGCGCTTCGGCGCGCGAGCGGTGCTCGTCACCTCCACGGTGCTGCTTGGTGGTTCATTCCTCCTCCTGAGCGGCATGGGAGCCTTGTGGCAGCTGTACGCGATCCTGTGCGTGCAGGCTTTGTCGGTCACGGGTCTGGGGGACATCACCGTCGGGCAGTTGGTCTCGCGTTGGTTCGGTCGGCATCGGGGCCTCGCGCTGGGGATCGTCTACACAGGGTCGAACCTGGGTGGCGCGCTCCTCGTACGGTCGGCCGGGCTGGCCGCGTCGCCCGGGGCCTGGCGGGACATCTTCCAGGCGATGGGGGGCGTGGCGTTGCTGGTCATGTTGCCCGTTGCGTTCTTCGCGGTGCGCGAGCCGCGGGGCCTCGAGGGAGCTGTCGCGGGTCCCGCGGAGGCTGATGCCGGTGATCGGGACCTGAGTTTGCCGCAAGCCCTACGCACGCGGAGCTTCTGGGTCCTGGCCGTCGCCCTCGCGACGTTTTTCTTCTACTTCGTCGCGATCCTGGATCACCTGGTGCTGCATCTCACGGAACTCGGGTGGTCTGCAGGAGACGCGCGCACCCATCTCTCGAACGCGATCCTCATCGGCATCGTGAGTAAGATCGGCTTCGGTTGGATCGCCGACCGGCTCGCGGCCCGCACGGCGACGCTGCTCGACTACGGCCTGCTCGCGGTCAGTTCGTTCTTCCTGCTCTTTCCGGCGAACGGGGCCACGACTTGGATCTTCGTGGTTTTGTTCGGCTTCTCGGCCGCTGCGCGGGACGTCGTCTATCCGTTGGTCATCGTGCACTGCTTCGGAGTGCGGGCGATGGCGCAGATCTACGGGGTGCTGATGCTGGCGCTGCCGGCCGGCGCGTTGGGGGCATGGTTCGCCGCCTCGGTGTCCGATGCTTCGGGCGGGTACGCGGCGGCGTTCCTGACGTTCGCGATCTTGAACGTGCTGGCATTCGCTGCGTTGCTGTTCGTCCGCGACGAGCGGGAGATCTACTCGACGTAG